The Humulus lupulus chromosome 3, drHumLupu1.1, whole genome shotgun sequence genome window below encodes:
- the LOC133821047 gene encoding 7-dehydrocholesterol reductase-like isoform X2, whose product MYLVNHPVHLGTQLALYILVAGILCIYINYDCDRQRQEFRRTNGKALVWGKAPSKITATYTTTTGETKSSILLTSGCFHS is encoded by the exons ATGTACCTGGTCAATCATCCCGTACACCTTGGAACTCAG TTGGCACTCTACATCCTAGTAGCAGGCATTCTTTGCATATACATCAACTACGACTGTGATAGGCAAAGGCAAGAGTTTCGCAGAACAAATGGCAAAGCTTTGGTTTGGGGTAAAGCTCCATCAAAG ATAACTGCCACTTACACTACCACAACTGGGGAAACAAAAAGCAGCATTCTTTTAACTTCGGGATG CTTTCATTCATAA
- the LOC133821047 gene encoding 7-dehydrocholesterol reductase-like isoform X1, which translates to MYLVNHPVHLGTQLALYILVAGILCIYINYDCDRQRQEFRRTNGKALVWGKAPSKITATYTTTTGETKSSILLTSGWYGKYWKSYCEKVRYRVIPGIYGENVAQVFVLC; encoded by the exons ATGTACCTGGTCAATCATCCCGTACACCTTGGAACTCAG TTGGCACTCTACATCCTAGTAGCAGGCATTCTTTGCATATACATCAACTACGACTGTGATAGGCAAAGGCAAGAGTTTCGCAGAACAAATGGCAAAGCTTTGGTTTGGGGTAAAGCTCCATCAAAG ATAACTGCCACTTACACTACCACAACTGGGGAAACAAAAAGCAGCATTCTTTTAACTTCGGGATG GTATGGAAAATACTGGAAATCGTACTGCGAGAAGGTTCGGTACAGGGTCATCCCCGGAATTTACGGAGAAAATGTTGCACAAGTGTTTGTTCTATGTTGA
- the LOC133821046 gene encoding brefeldin A-inhibited guanine nucleotide-exchange protein 5-like — protein MADGAAGGFVTRAFESMLKECSGKKHPELQKAIQNYIDGTKEVNQVQPSASSETNKAASVVGDESSLEDGAAKSETEESQSQTVPHDAEAIPVAKPVSISATISTVLASAGNTLEGSVAELVLSPLRLAFETKNLKILESALDCLHVCICHVFYFHALNFIG, from the exons ATGGCGGATGGTGCAGCTGGTGGTTTTGTTACACGGGCATTTGAGTCGATGCTGAAAGAATGTTCGGGGAAAAAACATCCAGAACTTCAGAAGGCTATTCAGAATTATATAG ATGGTACGAAAGAGGTCAATCAGGTTCAGCCTTCCGCTTCCAGTGAGACAAACAAAGCTGCATCGGTTGTTGGTGATGAGAG TTCACTTGAAGATGGAGCTGCAAAATCTGAAACAGAGGAAAGCCAGTCACAAACAGTTCCTCACGATGCCGAGGCTATTCCAGTTGCTAAGCCAGTGAGCATAAGTGCAACTATTTCCACTGTCTTGGCAAGTGCTGGGAATACTTTGGAGGGGTCTGTGGCAGAACTTGTGTTGAGTCCTCTTCGACTTGCATTTGAGACAAAGAACTTGAAAATCTTAGAATCTGCTTTGGATTGTCTTCATGTATGTATTTGTcatgttttttattttcatgctCTGAATTTTATAGGTTAG